One Gelria sp. Kuro-4 DNA segment encodes these proteins:
- a CDS encoding cation diffusion facilitator family transporter has product MIQRFTDWLLSVFLRGHRDPADPEVRARYGFLEGWLSIGGNIVLSLVKLFLGLTLNSVSLLADAAHTFSDVVTSAVVVVGFYAARRRPDKEHPFGHGRIEFVATLVIALLLGLVGLEFARSSFLRLLYGNKVAGSIAAAVIMLVSGAVKEAMALVSIDLGRRIDSGALLADAWHHRSDAIASVLVAVAIVAARYGFASVDAVFGLLVSGLILYTAWELGHSAGSTLMGEAPTTGQVQEILALAKSVPGVLSVHDVAVHDYGSVKAVSLHIVVDVDISFDRAHQIAAQVEKRIKERVPGTVVVHVDPNNVKEEDEELLTQLS; this is encoded by the coding sequence TTGATTCAGCGCTTTACTGACTGGCTGCTTTCTGTTTTCCTCCGCGGCCACCGCGATCCAGCCGATCCAGAAGTTCGCGCCCGCTACGGCTTTCTTGAGGGGTGGCTCAGCATCGGCGGGAACATCGTCCTGTCCCTCGTCAAGCTGTTCCTCGGGCTCACCCTCAACAGTGTCTCCCTTCTCGCCGACGCAGCACACACCTTCTCCGACGTGGTTACCTCTGCCGTGGTAGTGGTCGGGTTTTACGCCGCCCGCCGGCGCCCTGACAAGGAGCACCCCTTTGGGCATGGGCGGATTGAGTTTGTGGCCACGCTGGTGATAGCCCTCCTTTTGGGCCTAGTGGGTCTGGAGTTCGCGCGTTCCTCTTTTCTGCGGCTCCTTTATGGCAACAAGGTCGCCGGCAGCATCGCAGCTGCGGTGATAATGCTTGTCTCCGGCGCGGTGAAGGAGGCCATGGCCCTTGTCTCCATTGACCTGGGCCGCCGCATTGATTCCGGCGCCCTCCTGGCCGATGCCTGGCACCACCGTAGCGATGCCATCGCCTCCGTGCTGGTGGCTGTTGCCATTGTGGCAGCCCGCTACGGCTTTGCCAGCGTAGATGCCGTCTTCGGGCTGCTGGTCTCCGGCCTTATCCTTTACACGGCCTGGGAACTGGGGCACTCGGCCGGCAGCACCCTAATGGGTGAAGCACCGACCACCGGGCAGGTGCAGGAGATACTGGCCCTCGCCAAAAGCGTCCCCGGCGTGCTCAGCGTTCACGATGTGGCCGTCCACGACTACGGCAGCGTGAAGGCCGTCTCCCTGCACATTGTGGTGGATGTGGACATAAGCTTCGACCGGGCACACCAGATTGCCGCCCAGGTGGAAAAGCGTATCAAAGAACGTGTGCCGGGAACGGTAGTGGTGCACGTGGACCCGAATAATGTGAAAGAAGAAGATGAAGAGCTGCTGACGCAGCTCTCCTGA
- a CDS encoding 4Fe-4S binding protein: MAYKIGEECIACGSCQPECPVEAISEGDIYVIDPEKCIECGSCADVCPVGAPKPE, encoded by the coding sequence GTGGCTTACAAGATCGGGGAAGAGTGCATTGCCTGCGGTTCCTGCCAGCCGGAGTGCCCGGTGGAGGCCATCAGCGAAGGGGACATCTACGTTATCGACCCGGAGAAGTGCATTGAGTGCGGTTCGTGTGCTGATGTCTGCCCGGTAGGCGCCCCGAAGCCCGAATAA
- a CDS encoding ECF transporter S component: MRARDLVYGALLTALSLVIPLAFGNYLRIYLPPFSATLASHVPAMLAMLISPAAAVLVGLGSALGFLVAMGPVIAARAAVHAFFGLAGALLIRRGLSFRGALTATAPIHALGEALVVLPFGFTSYQAVVVVGVGTVLHHAADALIALAAVSSLKLSSFLRPRQV, from the coding sequence ATGCGTGCCCGCGACCTGGTGTATGGAGCGCTGCTCACCGCCCTCTCGCTGGTTATTCCGCTGGCCTTCGGCAATTACCTGCGCATCTACCTACCGCCTTTTTCAGCCACTTTGGCCTCGCACGTTCCGGCGATGCTGGCCATGCTGATAAGCCCGGCTGCAGCAGTGCTGGTGGGGCTGGGCTCGGCCCTCGGCTTTTTGGTGGCGATGGGGCCGGTAATCGCCGCGCGCGCCGCTGTGCACGCGTTCTTTGGGCTGGCTGGGGCCCTCCTCATCCGGCGCGGCCTGAGCTTCCGGGGGGCGCTCACGGCCACGGCCCCGATCCACGCCCTGGGTGAAGCTCTGGTGGTACTTCCCTTCGGCTTTACCTCTTACCAGGCGGTGGTTGTGGTCGGCGTCGGCACGGTGCTGCATCACGCGGCCGATGCCCTCATCGCCCTGGCGGCGGTGAGCAGCCTGAAGCTTTCCAGCTTCCTGCGCCCGCGCCAGGTATAA
- a CDS encoding transcription repressor NadR: protein MGADRRLALLQLLRERRQPVTGAELAQRFGVSRQVIVQDIALLRAQGADIVATAQGYLYGEASVPAVVSRRLACRHTAQQTRAELLSMVKAGCRVVDVIVEHPLYGEIRGLLLLRTAADVEEFVRRYESQGAQLLSSLTGGVHLHTLEAAMPAALERAEKELKRLGILLT, encoded by the coding sequence ATGGGCGCAGATCGTCGTCTTGCCCTGCTGCAGCTGCTCCGGGAGCGCCGCCAGCCCGTCACCGGCGCCGAGCTGGCCCAGCGTTTCGGGGTAAGCCGCCAGGTTATTGTGCAAGATATCGCCCTGCTCCGGGCCCAGGGCGCCGACATCGTCGCCACGGCGCAGGGTTACCTGTACGGCGAAGCGAGTGTGCCGGCCGTGGTCTCGCGGCGCCTGGCCTGCCGGCACACGGCGCAGCAAACGCGGGCGGAACTTCTGTCCATGGTGAAAGCAGGGTGCCGGGTGGTGGACGTTATTGTGGAACATCCCCTGTACGGTGAGATCCGCGGCCTGCTGCTCTTGAGGACAGCAGCCGATGTCGAGGAGTTTGTCCGCCGCTACGAAAGCCAGGGCGCCCAGCTTCTCTCCAGCCTCACCGGCGGCGTCCACCTGCACACCCTGGAAGCAGCCATGCCGGCGGCGCTGGAGCGGGCGGAAAAGGAACTCAAGCGGCTGGGGATTCTGCTGACTTGA
- a CDS encoding alpha/beta-type small acid-soluble spore protein: MARKERRKTEIPSAEDELDALKDEVAADLGLEDDIAEEGWENMTTREVGKIGGHMVKKMVRFAEKEMDRRDGRIKD, translated from the coding sequence ATGGCGCGCAAGGAAAGAAGAAAGACGGAGATCCCGTCGGCTGAGGATGAACTGGATGCCCTCAAGGATGAAGTGGCCGCAGACTTAGGCCTGGAGGACGACATCGCCGAAGAAGGCTGGGAGAACATGACCACCCGCGAGGTGGGAAAGATCGGCGGGCACATGGTGAAGAAGATGGTGCGCTTTGCCGAAAAAGAGATGGACCGGCGCGACGGCAGAATCAAGGATTAG
- a CDS encoding aspartyl-phosphate phosphatase Spo0E family protein: MTCELFKRIEALRAELYRAAAGCGGNRDKGSVLALSTELDRYLVLATRELSGLR; encoded by the coding sequence GTGACGTGTGAGCTTTTTAAGCGTATTGAGGCCTTGCGCGCAGAACTTTACCGGGCGGCGGCCGGCTGCGGTGGCAACCGGGACAAGGGTTCGGTGCTGGCCCTCAGCACCGAGCTCGATCGGTATCTGGTGCTGGCGACGCGGGAGCTTTCCGGTTTACGCTAG
- a CDS encoding histidinol-phosphatase HisJ family protein yields MLVDYHVHTLGHDAFYVEESEIARYYETALARGVKELGIADHDYYYTHFRPERILAQARRFPELTVRVGIEVDYIPGREAEIRALLGAQPLDFVIGSVHQVDGFSFDEEKDVPKYAAWETTALFRRYFAHVARAAESGLFDIIGHLDLIKIFNFVPAEDMVALAEPALAGIRRAGTCLELNTNGRYKPVHEFYPAQALLARCHEEGIPLTLGSDAHAPEQAGRDIAAAAALARRAGYTAVATFQGRRRTLVPLG; encoded by the coding sequence TTGCTGGTAGATTACCACGTCCACACCCTGGGGCACGATGCCTTTTATGTCGAGGAGTCCGAGATCGCCCGTTACTACGAAACGGCCCTCGCCCGCGGGGTAAAGGAACTGGGTATTGCCGACCACGACTACTATTACACCCATTTCCGGCCGGAGCGCATCCTGGCCCAGGCGCGCCGCTTCCCGGAGCTCACCGTGCGCGTGGGGATAGAAGTGGACTACATCCCCGGCCGGGAAGCTGAGATCCGCGCTCTTCTCGGAGCGCAGCCCCTCGACTTCGTTATTGGTTCCGTCCACCAGGTGGACGGCTTCTCTTTTGATGAGGAAAAGGACGTACCCAAGTACGCCGCCTGGGAGACGACAGCACTTTTCCGCCGCTACTTTGCCCATGTCGCCCGGGCGGCGGAGAGCGGGCTCTTCGACATCATCGGCCACCTCGACCTCATCAAAATCTTTAACTTTGTCCCGGCGGAGGACATGGTCGCCCTGGCGGAACCGGCCCTGGCCGGCATCCGGCGGGCGGGCACCTGCCTGGAACTCAACACCAACGGGCGTTACAAGCCGGTGCACGAGTTTTACCCGGCCCAGGCTCTCCTGGCCAGGTGTCACGAGGAGGGGATCCCTTTAACGCTGGGCTCGGATGCGCATGCCCCGGAACAGGCCGGACGAGACATTGCCGCCGCGGCGGCCCTGGCACGCCGGGCGGGGTACACGGCGGTTGCCACCTTTCAGGGGCGCCGGCGGACCCTGGTGCCGCTGGGATAG
- a CDS encoding HutP family protein, protein MEAARSSEVARAAIEMAVSRTREDEQRLKETYRYEGIHAAAVDYGGEFISSVKKVIERAVVAAKREGLIAEVQAEEGGVAGAAREALSQIMPKAIGLNVGGKIGIARKGEHIVVVIFCGIGLLHLNEVALGLGHRAVAMAAAGEGGEAPAKTNP, encoded by the coding sequence ATGGAAGCAGCGCGCTCCAGCGAGGTGGCGCGCGCCGCCATTGAGATGGCGGTGTCGCGCACGCGGGAGGATGAGCAGCGGCTCAAGGAGACCTACCGGTACGAAGGCATTCACGCCGCGGCCGTGGACTACGGGGGAGAGTTCATCTCCTCGGTGAAGAAAGTCATTGAACGGGCGGTGGTGGCGGCCAAACGCGAAGGGCTGATCGCCGAGGTACAGGCCGAAGAGGGAGGTGTGGCGGGAGCCGCCCGGGAAGCGCTGTCGCAGATAATGCCCAAGGCCATTGGGCTTAATGTCGGCGGGAAAATCGGCATCGCCCGCAAGGGCGAGCACATTGTGGTGGTAATCTTCTGCGGCATCGGGCTTCTGCACTTGAACGAGGTGGCGCTGGGGCTGGGGCACCGGGCGGTGGCCATGGCCGCCGCCGGCGAGGGCGGGGAGGCGCCGGCAAAGACAAACCCATAG
- the mraZ gene encoding division/cell wall cluster transcriptional repressor MraZ, producing the protein MFMGEFQHALDSKGRLFIPARLREELGERFIMTRGLDRCLFVYPLAEWATLERKLKELPFTRSEARAFVRFFFAGATECQPDNQGRVLIPPSLRSYAGIEKETSIIGVSTRVEIWSQQEWENYSAKVRDNYAELAEKMVDFGI; encoded by the coding sequence GTGTTCATGGGTGAATTCCAGCACGCTCTAGACAGCAAAGGCCGGCTCTTTATCCCGGCCCGCCTCCGGGAGGAACTGGGCGAACGTTTCATCATGACCCGGGGGCTGGACCGCTGCCTGTTTGTATACCCGCTTGCCGAATGGGCTACGCTGGAGCGCAAGCTGAAAGAACTCCCCTTCACCCGCAGCGAGGCCCGGGCCTTCGTGCGCTTCTTTTTTGCCGGGGCCACCGAGTGCCAGCCGGATAACCAGGGACGCGTCTTGATCCCGCCCAGCCTGCGCAGCTACGCCGGCATCGAGAAAGAAACGAGCATCATCGGGGTTTCCACCCGGGTGGAGATCTGGAGCCAGCAGGAATGGGAGAACTACAGCGCCAAGGTGCGCGACAATTACGCCGAGTTGGCGGAGAAGATGGTGGACTTCGGCATCTAG
- the rsmH gene encoding 16S rRNA (cytosine(1402)-N(4))-methyltransferase RsmH: MRFQHQPVLLSETLAYLACRPGGIYIDCTLGGGGHAREILLRSTPGGLLLGIDRDAAALEAARERLAPFKERVRLVQGNFRELAGIWRASSLPAPQGILFDLGVSSPQLDEPERGFSYQVDAPLDMRMDKRQELTARQIVNTWPRHELARIIREYGEERWALRIAGFIDERRRRAPLETTGELVDVIKEAIPAAVRRHGPHPARRTFQALRIAVNDELGALKEGLAAAGHILAPGGRVCVISFHSLEDRIAKHTLRQLAAAGELELLTKKPVTPGEEEIQNNPRSRSAKLRAAERVLDQRRDA, translated from the coding sequence ATGCGTTTCCAGCACCAGCCGGTTCTTCTGAGCGAGACGCTGGCGTACCTGGCCTGCCGGCCGGGCGGCATCTACATCGACTGCACCCTGGGCGGCGGCGGCCATGCCCGGGAAATCCTGCTCCGCAGTACCCCCGGCGGGCTCCTGCTCGGCATCGATCGTGATGCCGCCGCCCTCGAGGCGGCGCGGGAAAGGCTGGCGCCCTTTAAGGAACGCGTCCGTCTGGTACAGGGCAACTTCCGCGAGCTGGCAGGCATTTGGCGGGCCTCGTCGTTGCCGGCGCCGCAGGGCATTTTATTTGATCTCGGCGTGTCTTCACCGCAGCTGGATGAGCCGGAGCGGGGCTTCTCTTATCAAGTGGACGCGCCGCTCGACATGCGCATGGACAAAAGGCAGGAGCTCACCGCCCGGCAGATAGTAAATACGTGGCCGCGCCACGAGCTGGCGCGCATCATACGCGAGTATGGTGAAGAAAGGTGGGCGCTGCGCATCGCCGGGTTTATAGACGAGCGCCGGCGGCGTGCTCCGCTGGAGACCACCGGGGAGTTGGTAGACGTGATCAAGGAGGCCATTCCGGCCGCCGTCCGGCGCCACGGGCCGCACCCGGCGCGGCGCACCTTTCAGGCTCTACGCATCGCCGTAAACGATGAACTGGGGGCACTTAAAGAAGGTCTGGCGGCGGCGGGCCACATCCTGGCGCCGGGCGGCCGCGTCTGCGTTATTTCCTTTCACTCCCTGGAAGACAGGATCGCCAAACATACCCTGCGCCAGCTGGCGGCCGCCGGAGAACTGGAGCTTCTAACGAAGAAACCGGTGACACCGGGAGAGGAAGAGATCCAAAACAATCCCCGTTCCCGCAGCGCTAAGCTCAGGGCGGCGGAAAGGGTTCTAGACCAAAGGAGGGACGCATAA
- a CDS encoding PASTA domain-containing penicillin-binding protein, with protein sequence MKQTLLMRRRIGVFLLVMALSYCGLAARLFYLQVLNNAKYQSQALAQRLREIEIQPKRGLITDRSGKKLAINVSLDSVVANPRQIQEPEKVAPALAAALGLPADDVLAKLKKNTSFEWIERKIEPERAKKVRDLKLSGIYLVEESQRYYPNGSLAAHVLGFAGIDNQGLEGLELVYDKELRGTLGRFRGETDAYGREIPGGEKQYVPSKDGANLVLTLDEVIQHIAERELDRLMQETHAKGATILVTNPQTGEILALANRPTFDPNKPLAVPEADRRDLAVWYNYEPGSTFKIVTAAAALEEGVVHPNDGFYCRGGLQVADHYIGCVTAHGSQTFAEVVKNSCNVGFMTVGLRMSKDRFYHYIHAFGFGAAPGSDLPGEAEGILLPLDRVGPVEQANISFGQGIAVTPLQMIAMVGAVANHGTLLKPQIVREIRASDGKVIKPFAPEEVRQVISPATAGKLAQLLEGVVADGTGRGAQIPGYRLAGKTGTAQKIVGGRYVSDKHVASFIGFGPVDNPRLAVLVVVDEPQGAYYGGVVAAPVFKRVMEDSLRYLGVPPAPTAPPKEDQEPSIEVPSVVNLPPAEARKLLEGKGLPYQVEGTGGVVIDQTPPPGTMVAPGTRVIVVLGEARPAPGLVTVPNLTGQTMRQAAQNLAEMGLTMKPVGTGLAVSQDPPPRRQVPAGSMVVVNFQPPQAGPPAADSHRAP encoded by the coding sequence GTGAAACAGACCCTTCTCATGCGCAGGCGGATAGGGGTGTTTCTCCTCGTTATGGCGCTTTCTTACTGCGGGCTGGCGGCCCGCCTTTTCTACCTTCAGGTCCTGAACAACGCCAAGTACCAGTCCCAGGCTCTGGCGCAGCGGCTGCGCGAGATTGAGATCCAGCCCAAACGCGGCCTGATTACCGATCGCAGTGGCAAGAAGCTGGCCATCAATGTGAGCCTGGACAGCGTGGTGGCCAACCCGCGGCAGATTCAAGAACCGGAGAAGGTAGCCCCCGCCTTGGCCGCGGCGCTGGGCCTCCCGGCGGACGACGTTCTGGCCAAGCTAAAAAAGAACACATCCTTTGAGTGGATCGAACGTAAGATCGAGCCTGAACGGGCGAAAAAGGTGCGCGACCTCAAGCTGAGCGGCATCTACCTGGTTGAGGAGAGCCAGCGCTATTATCCTAACGGCAGCTTAGCGGCCCACGTCCTGGGATTTGCCGGCATCGACAACCAGGGCCTGGAGGGCTTGGAGCTGGTGTATGATAAGGAGCTCCGGGGGACGTTGGGCCGCTTTCGCGGCGAGACCGATGCCTACGGGCGGGAAATACCCGGCGGGGAGAAACAGTACGTACCCTCTAAAGACGGCGCGAACCTGGTTCTTACCCTGGACGAGGTAATCCAGCACATCGCCGAGCGGGAACTGGACCGGTTGATGCAGGAGACGCACGCCAAAGGAGCAACCATTCTCGTCACCAACCCGCAGACAGGCGAGATTCTGGCCCTGGCGAACCGTCCCACCTTCGACCCCAACAAACCGCTGGCGGTACCCGAGGCCGACCGGCGGGACCTGGCCGTGTGGTACAACTACGAGCCCGGGTCGACCTTCAAGATTGTCACGGCGGCTGCCGCGCTCGAGGAGGGGGTCGTCCACCCCAACGACGGCTTTTACTGCCGCGGCGGCCTGCAGGTGGCCGATCACTACATCGGCTGTGTGACAGCCCACGGCAGCCAGACGTTCGCCGAGGTGGTTAAGAACTCCTGCAACGTCGGCTTTATGACCGTGGGCCTAAGGATGAGCAAAGACCGGTTCTACCACTACATCCACGCTTTTGGCTTTGGCGCAGCTCCCGGCTCCGACCTTCCGGGGGAGGCCGAAGGCATCCTTCTCCCCCTCGACCGGGTGGGTCCGGTGGAGCAGGCCAATATTTCCTTCGGCCAAGGCATTGCGGTTACCCCGCTGCAGATGATCGCCATGGTGGGGGCGGTGGCCAACCACGGCACACTGCTGAAGCCGCAGATTGTACGGGAGATCCGCGCCAGTGACGGGAAAGTAATAAAGCCCTTTGCCCCCGAGGAAGTACGCCAGGTGATATCCCCCGCCACCGCCGGCAAACTGGCCCAGCTGCTCGAGGGCGTGGTTGCCGATGGTACCGGCCGCGGGGCCCAGATACCCGGCTACCGCCTGGCCGGTAAAACCGGCACGGCGCAGAAGATCGTCGGCGGCCGTTACGTCTCCGACAAACATGTGGCCTCCTTCATTGGCTTTGGACCGGTGGACAATCCTCGCCTGGCCGTCCTGGTGGTGGTGGATGAACCCCAAGGCGCTTATTACGGCGGTGTGGTAGCGGCGCCGGTCTTCAAACGTGTTATGGAGGACAGCCTGCGGTATTTGGGTGTGCCGCCGGCTCCCACTGCGCCACCAAAGGAGGATCAAGAACCAAGCATAGAGGTGCCGAGCGTGGTTAACCTTCCTCCGGCGGAGGCGCGCAAGCTCCTGGAGGGCAAAGGCCTCCCGTATCAGGTGGAGGGCACAGGCGGCGTGGTCATCGACCAGACGCCGCCGCCTGGGACCATGGTGGCGCCTGGAACGCGGGTCATCGTGGTGTTGGGCGAGGCGCGGCCTGCTCCCGGTCTGGTCACCGTGCCCAATCTCACCGGACAGACCATGCGCCAGGCGGCGCAGAATCTGGCGGAGATGGGACTTACGATGAAACCGGTAGGAACGGGGCTGGCAGTCAGCCAGGACCCGCCCCCGCGCCGCCAAGTGCCGGCCGGTTCCATGGTGGTGGTCAACTTTCAGCCGCCGCAGGCCGGGCCGCCGGCCGCCGACTCCCACCGCGCCCCCTAG
- a CDS encoding UDP-N-acetylmuramoyl-L-alanyl-D-glutamate--2,6-diaminopimelate ligase: MPKKLRALLENIPVTTLEGLGPEDDLSISQIAYDSRRVEPGGLFVAVRGFRQDGHFFLPEALARGARAVVVDRPEVAVPPGIAKVVVPDSRQALPDLTAAFYDHPSRRLRVVGVTGTNGKTTTAFLSEAIFRAAGYRTGLIGTVENHVGAEVLPVERTTPESLDVEELFCRMVKAGVTHAAMEVSSHALELGRVKNIEFDVAVFTNLTQDHLDFHKTLDNYRQAKAKLFQQLSRPGGKAGGRTAVINADDPSGAAMRRATQARVLTYGVRQPADIRAGDIDIGLQAVEFTLHTPAGSERLRLHLTGLFSVYNALAACGVGLAQNIPLPVIKQALEGLPGVPGRFELVKEGQEFAVIVDYAHTPDGLENILKTAEEFARGRIILVFGCGGDRDRTKRPIMGRLAVEHADLTFITSDNPRSEDPLAIIREIEAGAKEEGSPKGSYTLVPDRREAIRQALAAARPKDVVLIAGKGHETYQIIGDRTLPFDDRQVAREFLKEMTGQCSR; encoded by the coding sequence ATGCCGAAAAAGCTGCGCGCACTCCTGGAAAACATACCGGTGACCACCCTGGAAGGGCTGGGGCCGGAAGACGATCTCAGCATCAGCCAGATTGCTTATGATTCCCGCCGGGTGGAGCCGGGCGGCCTCTTCGTAGCCGTGCGCGGCTTCCGCCAGGACGGCCATTTTTTCCTGCCGGAGGCCCTGGCCCGGGGGGCGCGGGCGGTGGTGGTCGATCGGCCGGAGGTAGCGGTGCCACCGGGGATTGCCAAGGTGGTGGTGCCGGACAGCCGGCAGGCGTTGCCGGACCTGACGGCGGCTTTTTATGACCACCCTTCCCGCCGGCTGCGCGTGGTGGGGGTTACGGGTACCAACGGGAAAACCACCACCGCTTTTTTGAGTGAGGCCATCTTCCGGGCGGCCGGCTACCGCACCGGGCTCATCGGCACCGTGGAGAACCACGTCGGCGCCGAGGTACTCCCGGTGGAAAGGACCACGCCGGAGTCGCTGGACGTAGAAGAGCTCTTCTGCCGCATGGTAAAGGCAGGCGTTACGCACGCCGCCATGGAGGTTTCCTCGCATGCCCTGGAGCTGGGGCGGGTGAAAAACATCGAGTTCGATGTGGCTGTCTTCACCAACCTTACGCAGGACCACTTGGATTTTCATAAGACCCTGGATAACTACCGGCAGGCGAAGGCTAAGCTTTTTCAGCAGCTCAGCCGGCCCGGCGGTAAAGCCGGCGGGCGCACGGCGGTTATCAACGCCGATGATCCGAGCGGTGCCGCCATGCGCCGGGCCACCCAGGCGCGGGTTCTTACCTACGGGGTCCGGCAGCCGGCCGACATCCGCGCCGGGGATATCGACATCGGGCTGCAGGCGGTGGAGTTCACCCTGCACACCCCAGCCGGCAGCGAGCGCCTGCGGCTTCACCTCACCGGCCTCTTCAGCGTTTATAACGCCCTGGCGGCCTGTGGCGTGGGCCTGGCCCAGAATATTCCCCTGCCGGTGATCAAGCAGGCTCTGGAAGGCCTGCCCGGGGTACCGGGGCGCTTCGAGCTGGTGAAAGAGGGCCAGGAGTTCGCCGTGATCGTAGACTACGCCCACACTCCGGATGGACTGGAGAATATACTGAAAACAGCGGAGGAGTTCGCCCGCGGGCGCATCATCCTTGTTTTTGGCTGCGGCGGCGACCGTGACCGCACCAAACGGCCCATCATGGGGCGGCTGGCGGTGGAGCACGCCGATCTGACCTTCATCACCTCTGATAATCCCCGGAGCGAAGACCCACTGGCTATCATCCGCGAGATTGAGGCGGGGGCCAAGGAAGAAGGATCGCCCAAGGGGAGCTACACCCTGGTCCCCGACCGGCGCGAGGCCATCCGCCAGGCCCTGGCGGCGGCCCGGCCCAAGGACGTGGTCCTCATTGCCGGCAAGGGCCACGAGACGTACCAGATAATCGGCGACCGCACTCTGCCCTTTGATGACCGGCAGGTGGCGCGCGAGTTCCTGAAGGAGATGACGGGGCAATGCAGCCGGTAA
- the murF gene encoding UDP-N-acetylmuramoyl-tripeptide--D-alanyl-D-alanine ligase, which yields MQPVTAAEVAQVTGGRLLSGAAGTPITGVASDSRRVRPGDLFVALTGERVDGHSFVPAVLAGAAAAALVEREVAVEVPEGKALIAVADTTAALLALAAWYRRRFAVRTVAITGSTGKTTAKDLTAAVLSTRYTTLKNEGNLNTEIGLPLTLFNLEPHHEAAVVELAMRGPGQIARLAEVAQPEVGVLINVGLTHIEVLGSQENIARAKGELLEALPAAGLAVLNGDDPWVLSQAARSRARRVTFGLGEGVDFRAQGVEPVGAEGVRFTVSGPCGSGEVFVPLPGRFTACNALAALAVGHYFGLNLDEMRAGLRAFRPSAMRLNLCRRPDGTLIIDDAYNANPTSMRGALETLRDLADGRRQVAVLGDMLELGAYGPEAHREIGRRAVELGVTCLITGGPLAAHLGEAALAAGLTRDQVFICPDAAAAAQEAKRRVRPGDAVLVKASRGMHFEQVAAALTGRGLEEH from the coding sequence ATGCAGCCGGTAACGGCAGCCGAGGTAGCCCAGGTTACCGGCGGCCGCCTCCTCTCTGGCGCGGCGGGAACCCCGATCACCGGTGTGGCCAGCGACTCGCGCCGGGTGCGGCCGGGAGACCTTTTTGTGGCGCTTACCGGTGAGCGGGTGGACGGGCACTCGTTTGTGCCGGCCGTGCTGGCCGGCGCGGCGGCCGCCGCGCTGGTCGAGCGGGAAGTTGCGGTGGAGGTGCCGGAAGGCAAGGCGCTTATTGCGGTGGCGGACACCACCGCCGCCCTGCTCGCCTTGGCCGCTTGGTACCGCCGCCGTTTCGCCGTGCGCACCGTGGCCATCACCGGGAGCACAGGCAAAACCACCGCCAAGGACCTCACGGCGGCCGTCCTTAGTACCCGCTATACCACCTTAAAGAACGAAGGTAACCTTAACACCGAGATCGGCCTGCCGCTAACGCTCTTTAACCTGGAGCCGCACCATGAAGCGGCGGTAGTGGAGCTGGCCATGCGCGGGCCGGGACAGATCGCCCGCCTGGCGGAGGTGGCGCAGCCGGAGGTCGGGGTGCTGATCAATGTCGGGCTCACCCACATAGAGGTTCTCGGCTCGCAGGAGAACATCGCCCGCGCTAAGGGTGAGCTCTTGGAGGCCCTGCCGGCTGCCGGCTTGGCCGTCCTCAACGGCGACGATCCTTGGGTGCTCAGCCAGGCGGCCCGCAGCCGGGCGCGCCGGGTGACCTTTGGCCTGGGGGAAGGAGTGGACTTCCGCGCTCAGGGTGTGGAGCCGGTGGGGGCGGAGGGCGTGCGTTTTACGGTGAGCGGCCCCTGCGGCAGCGGTGAGGTGTTTGTGCCCCTCCCGGGCCGCTTTACCGCCTGCAATGCCTTGGCGGCCCTGGCGGTGGGGCACTACTTCGGCCTGAACCTGGATGAGATGCGCGCCGGTTTAAGGGCCTTTCGCCCCTCGGCCATGCGGCTCAACCTCTGCCGGCGCCCGGACGGCACGCTCATCATCGACGACGCTTACAATGCCAATCCCACCTCCATGCGGGGGGCGCTGGAGACGCTGCGGGACCTCGCCGACGGACGGCGGCAGGTGGCGGTGTTGGGCGACATGCTGGAGCTGGGCGCTTACGGCCCGGAGGCCCACCGCGAAATCGGGCGCCGGGCGGTGGAGCTGGGCGTTACCTGCCTGATAACGGGCGGGCCGCTGGCGGCTCACCTGGGCGAGGCGGCGCTGGCAGCGGGCCTTACGCGCGACCAGGTCTTTATTTGTCCTGATGCCGCGGCGGCTGCCCAGGAGGCGAAGCGCCGGGTGCGGCCGGGGGATGCGGTTCTGGTGAAGGCCTCGCGGGGTATGCACTTTGAACAGGTGGCGGCGGCCCTAACAGGAAGAGGTTTGGAGGAGCACTGA